One genomic segment of Gimesia sp. includes these proteins:
- a CDS encoding DUF58 domain-containing protein: protein MMPRLSLLFLFAAAMVPFALGTVWPEAGQLGILVCLGVFLLSLVDLVVTPSLLAIEVNRDVNEVLSVGTPNSVKLWFINRGSVPLKIHVHDEPPMPCSYTDLPFDIELFPNKHQYSIYHVEPHHRGKNRFRRVFLQMKSRLGLWTVYDERDIHQVVRIYPDIKAVHGVELMARRNRLAETGIKMSRLRGRGTEFDRLREYRRGDEFRSIDWKATSRHQELISREYVVEKNQNIIFLLDCGRSMCNADEGVTHFDRALNAAILLSYVALRQGDTVSLMACSNKVERWVPPVRGAGSIQKLIRQVYDLDPVYEASDYRLMSEQLQLRYRKRSLVVVLTHALDEVHLSHLSDALRMMRWPHLVLSAFLRNVPLQERMNAIPETDREAFQIAAAADIMATQTTQIAALQKSGLLILDTLPENLSVNLISRYLDIKARQLL, encoded by the coding sequence ATGATGCCCCGTCTCTCCCTGCTGTTTCTGTTCGCTGCCGCGATGGTTCCCTTTGCGCTGGGAACGGTCTGGCCCGAAGCGGGACAGCTGGGAATTCTGGTCTGCCTGGGTGTGTTTCTGCTGTCGTTGGTCGATTTGGTGGTCACCCCTTCACTGCTGGCGATCGAAGTCAATCGGGATGTGAATGAAGTCCTGAGCGTCGGTACCCCGAATAGCGTCAAACTCTGGTTTATCAACCGCGGTTCGGTGCCTCTCAAGATTCATGTGCATGACGAACCGCCGATGCCATGCAGCTATACTGACTTGCCTTTCGACATTGAACTGTTTCCGAACAAGCACCAGTACAGCATTTATCATGTCGAACCACATCACCGGGGCAAAAACCGGTTCCGCCGCGTCTTTCTGCAGATGAAAAGCAGGCTCGGTCTATGGACGGTTTACGATGAACGGGACATTCACCAGGTGGTCCGTATCTATCCGGATATTAAAGCAGTACATGGCGTAGAACTGATGGCCCGTCGGAACCGACTGGCAGAAACCGGCATCAAGATGTCCCGCCTGCGGGGACGCGGGACTGAGTTCGATCGACTGCGCGAGTATCGTCGTGGCGATGAATTTCGCAGCATTGACTGGAAGGCGACCTCCCGGCACCAGGAGCTGATCAGTCGCGAATACGTGGTGGAGAAGAATCAGAATATCATCTTCCTGCTCGACTGCGGTCGTTCGATGTGTAATGCCGATGAAGGCGTGACTCATTTTGACCGGGCATTGAACGCGGCGATCCTGTTAAGTTATGTGGCGTTACGGCAGGGAGACACGGTCTCACTGATGGCCTGTTCGAACAAGGTCGAGCGTTGGGTTCCCCCGGTGCGCGGTGCCGGTTCGATTCAGAAACTGATCCGCCAGGTCTATGATCTGGATCCGGTCTATGAAGCCTCAGACTACCGACTGATGTCGGAACAGCTCCAGCTGCGCTACCGTAAACGCTCGCTGGTCGTTGTACTCACACACGCGCTGGACGAAGTGCATCTCTCGCATTTGAGCGATGCCCTGCGGATGATGCGCTGGCCCCATCTGGTTCTCTCCGCGTTCCTGCGAAACGTTCCCCTGCAGGAGCGGATGAACGCGATCCCGGAAACAGACCGCGAAGCCTTCCAGATCGCCGCAGCCGCAGACATCATGGCTACCCAGACCACACAGATCGCCGCGCTACAGAAATCAGGTCTGCTGATTCTGGACACGCTGCCGGAGAATCTGTCGGTCAATCTCATCAGTCGCTACCTGGACATCAAAGCCCGGCAACTGCTGTGA
- a CDS encoding leucine-rich repeat domain-containing protein — protein MAPSDLKLAEEINKLEGSVSYRDSGQQRQIIQIILKGKEVNNSFLKQLKGKSKLSVLSLDSTSINDAGLENLKELTGLYTLRLMASNITDKGLAHLSSLHNLRFLSLRENPISDAGLQHLYSLKKLASLDLNQTGVTAEGIKQIQLKLPGCKILSNHDWDQIPGSKAIAALKSLGAHPYFSSRTRDGLPLPGAECFLTLRGDRIRNEHLKLLREIPQLKSLEITQTGITDIGLAQLSGLSELKKLSISECSISGLGLGRLQGLKNLEELNFRLISIKDEGLTYLKQFPNLKSLELLDCGLTDAGLSHLNSVPDLQSLSLRALRIRGAGLRELKHLKSLKSLNLHNIPFKDTGLDVLSECTQLKSLTLRKCKFRSEELSHLSGLKHLETLILVDTKAEDKDLAVIAELDQLQKLNLARTQLTDAGLVHLANLDRLETLDLSGTKITSQGTAHLKKLKQLKTLDLNDTQVDDAALEWICSNPDLYSLNLWNTQVTDRLFQVLRDQHIQLRKLELISTRVTPAGVAQFKEQNPGCAIRAVPALSKATELGMQKLRESGAHASKMNVNNTFSVAVHLSKVVNHRSPAAPLHLQFELLKDVTPLSHLVVTSDQLTDREIKQLPQFTDLHSLSLIGSELSDSALKLISQLKHLKKLKLSNSKLTDQKLIHLKNMTNLELLELSQNQITGEGLKHLAGLTKLQDLDLSNNHISSEGIHHLQSLQKLTNLDLNGTRMTDQGIEKLVDLKALTTLNLRKTRMTDASIYSIRKMTQLTHLNLEDTDVTDRGLNELTSLQKLRTLNLKETRVSAAAINKFQQQHPQCHLVYQISIPKSFAELLIKLGRAQISARKKQLGSENIIYSVSVPDRLILRYDPLDELLAILKEFKYIESLDILYKKLTDSNLKHLESLTSLKTLKLDCPQITSQGLESLQGLQNLYHLTLKSPDIKDAGLGHLHKMQYLSHLDLTGTRVGNDSLQTLPDFSRLRTLILKQTHVDDEGLQQVAKLTSLKELSLEETRVTGTGLAHLKDLSELSILSLKQCPVTDASLSHLKDMKALTRIDLSETSITDKGLEHLKSLSGLKHLSLYNTGVTTAGAKAIQEQLPHCRVFYIIPFSEQVQKQIKRFQELGMMVRPTMDGFEMKMGEIVVLPTRRQLSDSFPHVDLRLKELKNVPDLKVLSLVDQQVTDKGLKVLKHLPQLQTLAVCSPLVSDDGLKEVTQLKQLEVLILSSCDISDEGLAHLANLKNLKELSLRDTKITLEGLIHLKDLKHLERVSVPKKNFPQEKLYEFSKLFPDTEVFDY, from the coding sequence GTGGCACCCAGCGATCTGAAACTGGCTGAAGAGATTAACAAACTGGAAGGTAGTGTCAGCTACCGCGATTCAGGCCAACAGAGACAGATCATTCAGATCATTCTCAAAGGTAAAGAGGTTAACAACTCTTTTTTGAAGCAGCTCAAAGGGAAATCAAAACTGAGCGTCCTGAGCCTCGATTCCACCAGTATCAATGATGCAGGCCTCGAAAACCTGAAAGAACTCACGGGGCTGTATACTCTGCGACTGATGGCGAGCAACATTACGGATAAAGGGCTGGCACATCTCTCGAGTTTGCATAACCTGCGTTTCCTGAGTTTGCGGGAGAATCCGATCAGTGATGCGGGTCTGCAGCATTTATACTCCTTGAAAAAACTCGCCTCTCTCGATTTAAATCAGACCGGAGTTACAGCAGAGGGGATCAAGCAAATCCAACTGAAGCTTCCCGGATGTAAGATACTATCGAATCACGACTGGGACCAGATACCAGGGAGCAAAGCAATTGCTGCTTTAAAGTCACTGGGAGCTCATCCCTACTTCTCAAGTCGAACCCGGGATGGTCTTCCACTACCTGGTGCAGAGTGCTTCCTCACATTGCGGGGAGACCGCATCAGGAATGAGCATTTGAAATTACTCAGAGAGATTCCTCAGCTTAAATCGCTGGAGATTACCCAAACGGGAATTACAGATATTGGTCTGGCACAGCTCTCCGGCTTGAGTGAACTGAAAAAACTCAGTATTTCTGAATGCAGCATTTCCGGTTTAGGTCTGGGCAGACTTCAGGGGCTCAAGAATCTGGAAGAACTGAATTTCAGACTTATTTCGATCAAGGACGAGGGACTGACTTATCTCAAACAGTTCCCCAATCTGAAGTCATTAGAGTTGCTGGATTGCGGGTTGACCGATGCTGGACTGAGCCACCTTAATTCTGTTCCAGATCTGCAGTCATTAAGCCTCAGGGCTCTCAGAATCAGGGGGGCTGGACTTCGTGAATTGAAACATTTGAAATCTCTGAAGTCACTCAATCTGCATAATATCCCGTTTAAGGATACGGGTCTGGATGTATTGAGCGAATGTACTCAACTGAAATCACTCACTCTCAGAAAATGTAAATTCCGCAGTGAGGAACTTTCGCATCTATCCGGTTTGAAACACCTCGAGACCTTAATACTGGTAGATACCAAAGCTGAAGATAAAGATCTGGCAGTGATCGCTGAACTTGACCAACTACAGAAACTGAACCTGGCCCGTACACAACTAACTGACGCAGGACTGGTACATTTAGCAAATCTGGATCGGCTGGAAACGTTAGATTTATCCGGAACGAAAATAACCAGCCAGGGAACGGCACATTTAAAAAAGTTAAAGCAGCTCAAAACACTCGATCTGAATGATACCCAGGTTGATGATGCGGCTCTTGAATGGATTTGTTCCAACCCCGATTTATATTCACTGAATCTCTGGAATACTCAGGTCACGGATCGACTTTTTCAGGTCTTAAGAGATCAACATATTCAACTGAGAAAACTGGAGCTCATCAGTACCAGGGTGACCCCGGCGGGGGTCGCGCAATTCAAGGAACAGAATCCAGGTTGCGCAATTCGGGCTGTGCCTGCCCTGAGTAAGGCTACAGAGCTCGGCATGCAAAAACTAAGAGAGTCTGGTGCACATGCTTCCAAGATGAATGTGAATAATACTTTCTCTGTAGCTGTCCATCTCTCCAAGGTCGTCAACCACAGATCGCCTGCGGCTCCCCTGCATTTACAGTTTGAACTCCTGAAAGATGTTACCCCGCTATCTCATCTGGTTGTGACCAGCGACCAGCTGACAGACAGAGAAATCAAACAACTGCCACAGTTTACGGATCTGCATAGCCTGTCTTTGATTGGTTCGGAACTCTCAGACTCAGCACTCAAACTGATCTCACAATTGAAACATCTGAAAAAGCTCAAACTTTCCAATTCAAAGCTCACGGATCAGAAACTGATTCATCTGAAAAACATGACGAATCTGGAACTTCTGGAGCTTTCCCAGAACCAGATCACTGGTGAGGGTCTGAAACATCTCGCGGGGTTGACCAAGCTGCAAGATCTGGATTTAAGTAACAATCACATTTCCAGCGAAGGCATTCATCATCTGCAGTCACTGCAAAAACTTACGAATCTTGATCTTAATGGTACAAGAATGACTGACCAGGGAATCGAAAAACTGGTTGATCTGAAAGCACTGACTACTCTGAATTTACGGAAGACCAGAATGACTGATGCCAGTATCTACAGCATCAGAAAGATGACGCAACTCACCCATCTGAATCTGGAAGATACCGATGTGACTGACCGAGGGTTGAACGAACTTACCAGCCTGCAGAAGTTACGTACTTTGAATTTGAAAGAAACCAGGGTTTCCGCCGCTGCAATTAACAAATTTCAACAGCAACATCCGCAATGTCACCTCGTGTACCAGATTTCCATACCGAAAAGCTTTGCAGAGCTTCTGATCAAGTTAGGCAGGGCTCAGATTTCAGCCAGAAAGAAACAATTGGGTTCAGAGAATATTATATATTCTGTCTCCGTTCCCGACCGACTCATTCTCAGATATGATCCGCTCGATGAACTGCTCGCTATCCTCAAGGAATTCAAATATATTGAATCCCTTGATATCCTCTACAAAAAGCTGACAGACTCCAACCTAAAACATCTCGAATCCCTGACGAGTCTCAAAACCCTGAAACTGGATTGTCCGCAAATTACCAGCCAGGGACTGGAGTCACTTCAAGGGCTCCAGAATCTTTATCACCTGACCTTAAAATCACCGGATATCAAGGATGCAGGACTCGGACATCTTCATAAGATGCAGTATCTCTCACATCTGGACCTCACCGGTACACGAGTTGGGAACGACAGCCTGCAAACACTGCCGGATTTCAGTCGCCTGAGAACTCTGATTTTGAAGCAGACTCACGTCGATGATGAAGGTTTGCAACAGGTAGCCAAACTGACTTCGCTAAAAGAATTATCGCTCGAAGAAACTCGGGTTACCGGCACAGGGCTGGCTCATCTGAAAGATCTTTCGGAGCTTTCGATCTTGTCCTTAAAACAATGTCCTGTCACAGACGCCAGTCTGTCACACCTGAAAGATATGAAAGCTCTCACGCGAATCGATCTGAGTGAAACCAGCATTACAGACAAGGGTCTGGAGCATCTCAAATCATTGTCCGGTTTAAAGCACTTGAGTCTGTATAACACCGGTGTTACCACTGCAGGTGCGAAAGCAATCCAGGAACAACTCCCACACTGTCGAGTTTTCTATATCATTCCTTTCAGTGAGCAGGTGCAGAAGCAGATTAAACGTTTCCAGGAATTGGGGATGATGGTGCGGCCGACAATGGACGGATTTGAAATGAAAATGGGTGAGATCGTCGTTCTTCCCACCAGAAGACAGCTAAGTGATTCATTTCCTCATGTAGACCTCAGATTAAAGGAACTCAAAAACGTTCCCGACCTGAAGGTTTTATCTCTGGTCGATCAGCAAGTGACAGACAAAGGACTTAAAGTTCTAAAGCATTTGCCTCAACTACAGACGCTGGCTGTTTGCAGTCCTCTGGTTTCCGATGATGGATTAAAAGAAGTGACTCAATTGAAACAGTTGGAGGTTTTGATTTTATCGTCCTGTGATATCTCAGATGAAGGACTCGCTCATCTTGCGAATTTAAAAAACCTGAAAGAACTTTCCCTCAGAGATACAAAGATCACATTAGAAGGTTTAATTCACCTGAAAGACCTTAAGCATCTGGAGCGGGTCTCGGTACCCAAAAAAAACTTCCCCCAGGAAAAGCTCTATGAATTTTCAAAGTTATTTCCTGACACAGAAGTGTTTGACTATTAA
- a CDS encoding FHA domain-containing protein, producing the protein MAVCLVPVNQGRPIVLDKAIILVGRHPDCDIVINDSPKISRKHCCLAIVNDRPVIRDLGSMNGVYVNGTRIDSEVRLRLHDEIKIGNVAYHLENIGADDKKKQGPKENNLSSDDAPTKAPSVQHFKKPGKDIDISQQFPVAISESGQNVKANENLDSNDLSAEDEEDEDNYSDSFEGHGSNVEFISSS; encoded by the coding sequence ATGGCAGTCTGTTTAGTCCCCGTGAACCAGGGTCGCCCCATTGTGTTAGACAAGGCGATCATTCTTGTTGGACGGCATCCCGACTGCGATATCGTCATTAACGACAGCCCAAAGATTTCCCGCAAACACTGCTGCCTGGCGATTGTCAATGATCGCCCGGTGATCCGAGATCTGGGCAGTATGAACGGGGTTTACGTCAACGGAACACGTATCGATTCGGAAGTTCGTCTGAGACTGCATGACGAAATCAAGATCGGTAACGTCGCTTATCATCTGGAAAACATCGGTGCGGACGACAAGAAGAAGCAGGGACCAAAGGAAAACAACCTCAGTTCCGACGATGCCCCGACCAAGGCTCCTTCTGTACAGCACTTTAAAAAGCCTGGCAAAGACATCGACATCTCTCAGCAGTTCCCCGTCGCGATTTCCGAAAGCGGCCAGAACGTGAAAGCGAATGAGAATCTGGACAGCAACGATCTGAGCGCTGAAGATGAAGAAGACGAAGACAATTACTCGGACAGCTTTGAAGGACATGGCTCGAACGTCGAGTTCATTTCTTCGTCGTAG
- a CDS encoding YfhO family protein — MSRSSQKKAEPAPSAETKPLGTPLFAGIILIMAVALTWVFWSGLWSGGGLIGGDLYTYFFPQKTFFAERLQAGEFPLWNSYIGHGFPLVAESQTGAFYPFNYFAYRFLPVNTAYNFVQILHYILAFVFTALYVRRIGYSIAAALFAGLVYTYGWFPSRICLEWAIIGGAWLPLTLWCVESFFQTRYWRYPILLCFALSMQILPGHFNLAFITQLMLLVYIPARIWFSRDDTTEALKPYRRRTVILLLLAFVSTYALSAVQLAPTWELKQHSQRAEVGERSHKPGYGHIPVWYLSQIVAPWAWYPYEVNLDAGLAPGSEATNQVEAHLYFGIAALLLLIYGTFSGAWTRDRRLVLLAIIGFLALLYTPGWLMPITRHIPGFSFFTGPGRYGIVTTFAVAVIAGVCLERLIAHWKPAIQIGVVALVCLFTTADFWVVSRYVTYATVIPNPPINNVDQSALREITSKYGQPVRLFAPGANLPTLIGVASTPVYLGIGPEQYFDPAVAMPEPLPFKEPATPEQIEWLRKAGVTHILSQHPLDLSRWPVKPVWSDFDAVINPAWGRFDEPVYFYELEGSRGRVAWTHPVAEQQAEIKSYRANEIVIEAETPEEDTLILTDLMYPGWSVYVDGQPAEAELVDGMYRGVKLSAGQHQVIWAYQSGWFLIGGIISCITLLVIMTIAHFRFWHPLLFQMKNRGRQFPPAEQTGVEESTTKK; from the coding sequence TTGAGTCGTTCCTCCCAGAAGAAAGCCGAACCCGCCCCCTCCGCGGAAACAAAACCGCTCGGCACACCCCTGTTTGCCGGTATCATTCTGATTATGGCCGTCGCGCTGACGTGGGTTTTCTGGAGCGGTCTCTGGTCGGGTGGGGGACTGATTGGTGGCGACCTCTATACCTATTTCTTCCCACAGAAAACCTTCTTTGCAGAACGCCTGCAGGCCGGCGAATTTCCGCTCTGGAATTCCTACATCGGTCATGGATTCCCCCTCGTCGCGGAAAGCCAGACCGGCGCCTTCTACCCGTTCAATTATTTCGCCTACCGCTTTCTGCCCGTTAATACTGCTTATAACTTCGTGCAGATCCTGCATTACATCCTTGCGTTTGTCTTCACTGCCCTGTATGTCAGGCGGATCGGTTATTCGATCGCGGCAGCACTCTTCGCGGGGCTGGTCTACACCTACGGCTGGTTTCCGTCACGGATCTGCCTGGAATGGGCCATCATCGGCGGTGCCTGGCTCCCGTTGACACTCTGGTGCGTGGAATCCTTCTTTCAGACCCGCTACTGGCGGTACCCGATTCTGCTCTGCTTCGCACTCAGTATGCAGATCCTGCCTGGCCACTTTAACCTGGCCTTCATCACTCAACTGATGCTGCTGGTTTATATCCCCGCCCGCATCTGGTTCAGTCGGGATGATACGACCGAAGCACTCAAACCCTATCGCAGACGCACGGTGATCCTGTTGCTGCTCGCCTTTGTTTCAACCTACGCACTGTCTGCAGTTCAATTGGCGCCAACCTGGGAACTCAAACAGCACAGTCAGCGTGCCGAGGTAGGCGAACGTTCGCATAAGCCCGGCTATGGTCATATTCCCGTCTGGTACCTGTCGCAGATCGTCGCGCCCTGGGCCTGGTATCCTTATGAAGTCAATCTTGATGCAGGACTGGCTCCCGGTTCGGAAGCCACGAATCAGGTGGAAGCACATCTCTACTTCGGGATCGCCGCACTGCTGCTGTTGATTTACGGTACATTTTCCGGAGCGTGGACACGTGACCGACGACTGGTCTTACTGGCAATCATTGGTTTTCTGGCACTCCTCTATACACCAGGCTGGTTAATGCCGATCACCAGACACATCCCCGGTTTCAGTTTCTTTACCGGTCCTGGACGCTATGGCATCGTTACGACATTTGCGGTGGCGGTAATCGCCGGTGTTTGTCTGGAGCGTCTCATCGCCCACTGGAAGCCCGCGATTCAGATTGGGGTGGTGGCGTTAGTCTGCCTGTTTACCACGGCGGATTTCTGGGTCGTCAGCCGCTATGTGACCTATGCTACGGTCATCCCGAATCCACCGATTAACAATGTCGATCAGAGTGCACTGCGTGAGATTACCAGCAAGTACGGTCAGCCGGTGAGGTTGTTTGCCCCGGGCGCAAACCTGCCGACCTTGATTGGCGTGGCTTCCACGCCCGTCTATCTGGGTATCGGCCCCGAGCAGTATTTCGACCCCGCGGTGGCCATGCCGGAACCGCTGCCTTTTAAAGAACCGGCCACGCCGGAGCAGATTGAATGGTTGAGAAAAGCAGGGGTGACACACATCCTGAGTCAGCATCCACTGGACCTGAGTCGCTGGCCGGTCAAACCGGTATGGAGCGATTTCGATGCCGTGATCAATCCCGCCTGGGGGCGCTTCGATGAACCGGTCTACTTCTATGAACTCGAAGGTTCCCGCGGTCGCGTTGCCTGGACACATCCCGTGGCCGAACAGCAGGCAGAGATTAAGTCCTACCGGGCAAATGAAATTGTCATTGAGGCAGAGACGCCGGAAGAAGATACGCTGATCCTGACCGATCTCATGTATCCCGGCTGGTCAGTCTACGTGGATGGTCAGCCTGCGGAAGCAGAACTGGTGGATGGCATGTACCGGGGTGTGAAACTTTCCGCGGGTCAGCATCAAGTGATCTGGGCTTACCAGTCAGGCTGGTTTCTGATTGGCGGGATCATCAGTTGTATCACACTGCTGGTGATCATGACGATCGCTCATTTCAGGTTCTGGCACCCACTGTTATTTCAGATGAAAAATCGGGGGAGGCAGTTTCCGCCTGCTGAGCAGACCGGAGTAGAAGAGTCTACGACGAAGAAATGA
- a CDS encoding lactate/malate dehydrogenase family protein: MNVSIIGGGGLVGSCAAFALQAGGIVREIALVDVNQELVEGQALDLLHGSSLTADQKIYAGGTELVKDSDVIVITAGLRRKPDESRLDLINRNVELFKNILADVKRVGTKPGAIVFVVSNPVDVLTYLAMKELGLPPQQVIGLGTVLDTTRLRSMLAARLDVPPTQVSTLILGEHGDSMVPVWSAAQVGGLPLDKFPGVNAGLIAEVEKKTRGSGAEVIKKKGGAGFAVGVSIADVVHCIALDQRRILPVSSLQDGAFGLRDVCISVPTVMGRTGVMQHLEIELWPKEQLALTQSGRVLRETVDKVLG, from the coding sequence ATGAATGTCAGTATTATCGGTGGTGGGGGACTCGTCGGTTCCTGTGCCGCCTTTGCATTACAGGCCGGAGGCATCGTCCGGGAAATCGCTCTGGTAGACGTCAATCAGGAACTGGTCGAAGGCCAGGCCCTGGACCTGCTGCACGGCAGCTCCTTGACTGCAGATCAGAAGATTTATGCGGGGGGCACCGAACTGGTGAAAGACAGCGATGTGATCGTCATCACCGCCGGTCTGCGTCGTAAGCCCGATGAAAGCCGCCTGGACCTGATTAACCGCAATGTCGAATTGTTCAAAAACATCCTGGCTGACGTCAAACGTGTTGGCACCAAACCCGGGGCGATTGTCTTCGTCGTTTCCAACCCGGTTGACGTACTGACCTACCTGGCCATGAAAGAACTCGGACTGCCGCCTCAGCAGGTCATCGGTCTGGGTACCGTTCTCGATACCACCCGTCTTCGCAGCATGCTGGCAGCCCGTCTGGACGTCCCTCCGACACAGGTTTCCACCCTGATTCTCGGCGAGCACGGCGACAGTATGGTTCCCGTCTGGTCAGCTGCCCAGGTCGGCGGACTCCCTCTGGACAAGTTCCCTGGTGTCAATGCCGGTCTGATTGCTGAAGTCGAAAAGAAAACACGTGGCAGCGGAGCTGAAGTCATCAAGAAAAAGGGCGGAGCTGGTTTCGCTGTCGGCGTGAGTATCGCCGATGTCGTACACTGTATCGCCCTCGACCAGCGTCGTATACTGCCGGTTTCATCACTGCAGGATGGTGCCTTTGGTCTGCGGGATGTCTGTATTTCGGTTCCGACCGTCATGGGCCGCACCGGCGTCATGCAGCACCTGGAAATCGAACTCTGGCCCAAAGAACAGCTGGCTCTGACTCAGTCCGGCCGGGTTCTGCGGGAAACCGTCGACAAAGTCCTCGGCTGA
- a CDS encoding class II aldolase/adducin family protein, producing the protein MSSQWNSGIHDRKLKEEICEIGRRVYNKGFAAANDGNISIRVGENEVLCSPTMICKGFMNPEDICAVDLDGNQIAGTRKRTSEILLHLSIMKERPDVKAVVHCHPPHATAFAVAREPIPQCVLPEVEVFMGEVPMAPYETPGGQKFADTVLPFLKGGTNTIILTGHGTVSFGKSLEDAYWKTEILDAYCKILLLSKQLGRINYFTENETRELLDLKQKLGFDDPRFHVEDCDLCGNSAFREGYTEGLPQQKAFEPAPSYPGYLQKPSTQPAAAPAGGNSDQLIKAITDQVMSALGQ; encoded by the coding sequence AATTCACGACCGGAAACTGAAAGAAGAGATCTGCGAAATCGGACGTCGCGTCTACAACAAAGGCTTCGCGGCTGCCAACGATGGCAACATTTCGATTCGTGTCGGCGAAAACGAAGTACTCTGCTCGCCCACGATGATCTGCAAAGGTTTCATGAATCCCGAAGACATCTGTGCGGTTGACCTGGATGGCAACCAGATCGCCGGTACCCGCAAGCGGACCAGCGAAATCCTGCTGCACCTCTCAATCATGAAAGAACGTCCCGACGTCAAAGCCGTCGTGCACTGTCACCCGCCTCACGCAACCGCTTTCGCTGTTGCCCGCGAGCCGATCCCACAGTGTGTGCTGCCCGAAGTCGAAGTCTTCATGGGCGAAGTACCTATGGCTCCTTACGAAACACCGGGCGGACAGAAATTCGCCGACACCGTACTGCCTTTCCTCAAAGGGGGCACCAACACGATCATCCTGACCGGTCATGGTACCGTCAGCTTCGGTAAGTCCCTGGAAGACGCTTACTGGAAAACCGAAATTCTGGATGCGTACTGTAAAATCCTGCTGCTCTCCAAGCAGCTCGGACGCATCAACTACTTTACGGAAAACGAAACCCGCGAACTGCTCGACCTGAAGCAGAAGCTCGGTTTCGATGATCCCCGTTTCCACGTTGAAGACTGTGATCTCTGTGGCAACAGCGCCTTCCGGGAAGGTTATACCGAAGGTCTGCCGCAGCAGAAAGCCTTTGAGCCGGCTCCCAGTTACCCGGGATACCTGCAGAAACCATCGACCCAGCCTGCAGCAGCACCTGCCGGCGGTAACTCAGATCAGCTGATCAAAGCGATCACCGATCAGGTCATGTCAGCCCTGGGGCAGTAA